From a single Nymphaea colorata isolate Beijing-Zhang1983 chromosome 4, ASM883128v2, whole genome shotgun sequence genomic region:
- the LOC116252137 gene encoding bifunctional protein FolD 2 → MASEHEGGCVIIDGKAIAGTIRSEIAKDVQDLSQKYGKVPGLAVIIVGTRKDSQSYVSMKKKACAEVGIKSFGVDLPEDVSEEELIEKIHEFNSNPDVHGILVQLPLPKHINEEKVLAEISIEKDVDGFHPLNIGKLAMKGREPLFLPCTPKGCLELLSRSGIPIKNKRAVVVGRSNIVGLPVSLMLLKADATVTIVHSRTQDPEKIVREADIVIAAAGQAMMIKGNWLKPGAAVIDVGTNAVDDPSRKTGYRLVGDVDFDEAKKVAGWLTPVPGGVGPMTVAMLLKNTLEGAIRKIKI, encoded by the exons ATGGCGTCGGAGCATGAGGGCGGCTGCGTCATCATCGACGGCAAGGCCATCGCCGGCACCATCCGCAGCGAAATTGCCAAGGATGTGCAAGATCTCTCCCAGAAATACGGCAAA GTGCCTGGACTTGCTGTTATAATTGTTGGGACCAGGAAAGACTCACAGAGCTATGTGAGCATGAAGAAGAAAGCATGTGCTGAGGTTGGCATTAAGTCATTTGGTGTTGATCTACCAGAGGATGTATCAGAAGAAGAACTAATAGAGAAAATTCACGAGTTTAATTCCAATCCTGATGTGCATG GCATACTTGTGCAACTTCCACTGCCTAAACATATAAATGAGGAGAAAGTCCTGGCTGAAATCAGCATTGAGAAAGACGTTGATGGATTTCATCCTTTAAATATTGGTAAACTTGCAATGAAGGGAAGGGAACCCTTATTTCTACCCTGCACACCAAAG GGGTGCCTTGAATTGTTATCCAGGAGTGGCATCCCGATAAAAAACAAGAGGGCAGTAGTAGTTGGGAGAAGTAACATCGTTGGGCTACCAGTGTCATTGATGCTTCTCAAAGCTGATGCAACTGTGACAATTGTCCACTCCCGTACTCAAGATCCTGAAAAAATTGTTCGTGAAGCAGACATTGTCATAGCTGCTGCAGGGCAGGCAATGATG ATCAAAGGTAACTGGCTCAAACCTGGTGCAGCAGTCATTGATGTTGGAACAAATGCTGTTGATGACCCATCTAGGAAAACTGGCTATCGTCTAGTTGGTgatgttgattttgatgaagcaaAGAAGGTGGCAGGATGGCTGACCCCTGTTCCTGGCGGTGTTGGTCCCATGACTGTTGCTATGTTGCTCAAGAATACTTTGGAAGGTGCCATACGCAAAATCAAGATCTGA